In Pyrus communis chromosome 8, drPyrComm1.1, whole genome shotgun sequence, one genomic interval encodes:
- the LOC137741843 gene encoding probable calcium-binding protein CML21, which produces MGAVVGKSENARRFSIHETKLEAKMVEAMQRRAAKGSIMKSFNSLILKFPKIDESLRNCKAIFEQFDEDSNGMIDQEEMKKCFYKLEVSFTDEEIDDLFEACDINEDMGIKFNEFIVLICLVHLLKDDNKAVHTKLQLGMPEMEATFETLVDGFVFLDKNKDGYVSKSEMVEAINETTTGERSSGRIAMKRFEEMDWDKNGMVNFKEFLFAFTRWIGIDELEDEDED; this is translated from the exons ATGGGGGCCGTAGTGGGAAAGAGCGAAAATGCTAGAAGGTTTTCGATACATGAAACGAAGCTAGAGGCCAAAATGGTTGAAGCTATGCAGCGCAGAGCAGCTAAAGGAAGTATTATGAAATCATTTAACAGCCTCATCTTGAAGTTTCCGAAGATTGACGAGAGCTTAAGAAATTGCAAGGCTATTTTCGAGCAATTTG ATGAGGATTCGAATGGCATGATCGATCAAGAAGAGATGAAAAAGTGTTTCTATAAACTGGAAGTCTCTTTTACAGATGAGGAGATCGATGATCTCTTTGAGGCATGCGATATTAACGAGGATATGGGAATCAAGTTCAATGAGTTCATCGTTCTTATTTGCCTCGTTCATCTTCTCAAGGATGATAACAAAGCCGTTCACACT AAATTGCAATTGGGGATGCCGGAAATGGAGGCCACATTTGAAACATTGGTAGATGGATTTGTGTTCTTGGATAAGAACAAGGATGGTTATGTCAGCAAGAGCGAGATGGTCGAGGCCATTAACGAGACTACGACAGGGGAACGTTCCTCTGGGCGAATAGCCATGAAAAGATTTG AAGAAATGGACTGGGATAAGAACGGAATGGTGAACTTCAAGGAGTTTCTATTTGCGTTTACTCGATGGATCGGCATTGACGAGCTTGAGGACGAGGATGAAGACTGA